TAACGATGCCCATAAAACAAGCGGCTATATCGGAGAGATTTCAGCTATTATTTCAGAATCGGAAGCATTTGACTATCTAGATGCACCAATCCGTCGTTGCGCAGGAGAAGATGTGCCAATGCCTTATGCACAAAACCTAGAAAATGCAATGATTCCAACCGTTGAAAGCATCAAAGATGCCATCCGTAAAACATATAATAAAGAATAGAATTACATAAATTGAATTATGTAAAACCTTTGCTGTTTTTAACTTTAGTAACTTGAGATACATTTTGTATCCAAATGATTTGAAGAGTTGCGACATGAGTGAGTCGAATCGATAATATTCGACGAATGAATTAGTAAGTCTACAAGGTTGACCGCCAAATAGCGGCAACCGTAGTAACTTGAGACGCGTTTCGTGTCCAAGTTACTTGTAGAGTTGAACACGGGCTAAAAGCTCGGAAAAAAGATAAATCTCCTTGGCTTCATCGAATCCATCGTCGATTTCCTATTTTTCAGTCGCTTTTAACGCCCTTAGTATCATTTAATTGAATTCGGACGGAGGTCTTCGAAAAAAAGATAGATTTCCTTGTGTTCATCGAACACATCGTCAATCTCCTATTTTTTCATTGCCCTCTTCGTCCTTAATATCTTAGTATAGAATTGGAGAGGTCATGGCTGATGACAAGCTAAGAGCGACTCCTGCAGCTAGAAAGTTAGCGGATGATTTAGGGATCAACCTCTACGACGTTTCTGGCTCAGGTGCAAACGGTCGTGTCCACAAAGAAGACGTGGAAACTTATAAAGACACAAACGTGGTTCGCATTTCGCCACTTGCAAAACGAATTGCCCTCGAACATAATATTGCTTGGCAGGAAATCCAAGGAACCGGTCATCGTGGTAAAATCATGAAGAAGGATGTTTTGGCCTTGCTTCCTGAAAATATCGAAAACGATACCATCAAGTCTCCTGCTCAGATTGAAAAAGTGGAAGAAGTTCCTGATAACGTAACACCATACGGTGAAATCGAGCGTATTCCAATGACACCAATGCGTAAGGTTATTGCCCAACGTATGGTTGAATCTTACTTAACTGCGCCAACCTTCACCCTCAACTATGAAGTTGATATGACTGAAATGTTGGCTCTTCGTAAGAAGGTTCTTGAGCCAATCATGGAAGCAACTGGGAAGAAGACTACTGTAACAGACCTTCTTTCACTTGCAGTTGTTAAGACTCTTATGAAACACCCATACATCAACGCTTCATTGACAGAAGATGGCAAGACCATTATCACTCACAACTATGTCAATCTTGCCATGGCAGTTGGGATGGATAATGGATTGATGACACCTGTTGTTTACAATGCTGAGAAGATGAGTCTTTCAGAACTGGTTGTAGCCTTCAAGGATGTCATCGGTCGTACCTTGGATGGTAAATTGGCTCCAAGTGAACTGCAAAATTCAACCTTCACAATCAGTAATTTGGGAATGTTTGGTGTTCAGTCCTTTGGTCCTATCATTAACCAACCAAACTCAGCTATCCTTGGTGTGAGT
The Streptococcus toyakuensis genome window above contains:
- a CDS encoding dihydrolipoamide acetyltransferase; this encodes MADDKLRATPAARKLADDLGINLYDVSGSGANGRVHKEDVETYKDTNVVRISPLAKRIALEHNIAWQEIQGTGHRGKIMKKDVLALLPENIENDTIKSPAQIEKVEEVPDNVTPYGEIERIPMTPMRKVIAQRMVESYLTAPTFTLNYEVDMTEMLALRKKVLEPIMEATGKKTTVTDLLSLAVVKTLMKHPYINASLTEDGKTIITHNYVNLAMAVGMDNGLMTPVVYNAEKMSLSELVVAFKDVIGRTLDGKLAPSELQNSTFTISNLGMFGVQSFGPIINQPNSAILGVSSTIEKPVVVNGEIVIRPIMSLGLTIDHRVVDGMAGAKFMKDLKELIENPISMLI